The proteins below are encoded in one region of Nyctibius grandis isolate bNycGra1 chromosome 7, bNycGra1.pri, whole genome shotgun sequence:
- the NEUROD6 gene encoding neurogenic differentiation factor 6: MLTLPFDESVVMPESQMCRKFSRESDDQKQMKNPESFSKQIVLRGKNIKRSPGEDTEKEEEEEEREEEDENGLPRRRGLRKKKTSKIRMERIKFRRQEANARERNRMHGLNDALDNLRKVVPCYSKTQKLSKIETLRLAKNYIWALSEILRIGKRPDLLTFVQNLCKGLSQPTTNLVAGCLQLNARSFLMGQAGEGAHHTRSPYSTFYPPYHSPELGTPPGHGTLDNSKSMKPYNYCNAYESFYESTSPECASPQFEGPLSPPPINYNGIFSLKQEESLDYGKNYNYGMHYCAVPPRGPLGQSSMFRLPTESHFPYDLHLRSQSLTMQDELNAVFHN, translated from the coding sequence ATGTTAACACTACCGTTTGATGAGTCTGTTGTAATGCCAGAATCCCAGATGTGCAGAAAGTTTTCCAGAGAAAGTGATGaccaaaagcaaatgaagaacCCAGAAAGCTTTTCGAAGCAGATCGTGCTCCGaggaaagaatattaaaagaTCTCCTggagaagacacagaaaaagaggaggaggaggaagaaagagaagaggaggatgaaaATGGCTTGCCTAGGCGAAGGGGTCTTcggaaaaaaaagacaagcaagaTAAGGATGGAAAGGATCAAATTCAGGCGACAAGAAGCCAACGCTAGAGAGAGGAACCGGATGCACGGCCTTAACGATGCCCTGGACAATTTAAGGAAAGTGGTCCCTTGTTATTCTAAAACACAAAAACTGTCCAAAATAGAAACTTTAAGACTAGCCAAGAACTACATTTGGGCTCTTTCTGAAATCCTGCGAATTGGCAAGAGACCCGACCTGCTCACCTTCGTCCAAAACTTGTGCAAGGGTCTGTCCCAGCCAACTACAAACTTGGTGGCGGGATGCTTGCAGCTGAATGCCAGAAGTTTCCTGATGGGCCAGGCAGGCGAAGGCGCCCATCACACCCGCTCGCCCTACTCCACCTTCTACCCACCCTACCACAGCCCCGAGCTCGGCACCCCCCCGGGGCACGGGACTCTTGACAACTCCAAGTCCATGAAACCTTACAATTACTGCAACGCTTACGAGTCCTTCTATGAAAGCACTTCCCCCGAGTGCGCCAGCCCACAGTTTGAAGGTCCCTTAAGTCCTCCCCCAATTAACTATAATGGGATATTTTCCCTGAAGCAAGAAGAAAGCTTGGACTATGGCAAAAATTACAATTACGGCATGCATTACTGTGCAGTGCCACCCAGGGGTCCCCTTGGGCAGAGCTCTATGTTCAGGTTGCCTACAGAGAGCCACTTCCCTTACGACTTACATCTGCGCAGCCAATCTCTCACCATGCAAGATGaattaaatgcagtttttcataattaa